One genomic window of [Clostridium] scindens ATCC 35704 includes the following:
- a CDS encoding ATP-binding protein translates to MADIEKSIAACCKQLKLPTNFAGQAFEQKGDTPQEYLLNLLTNEIEYRTARRKSKFLNTTDFPRRYRVEEFRADEIDFPEDVSFQSLLDLEFYHTGKNVIMYGGTGTGKTMLSILIGMSACNQEIPVRFYRTAGLINLFSESQSSGKLTALKKKLNSARILILDEFGYVPYDRTGSQLLFDYLSEIHEQKSVILNTNLEFSQWVNVLYDQRMTTALIGRLTHHVELILFPGINNRLRESSINATLSRISSQEAGNNG, encoded by the coding sequence ATGGCTGATATAGAAAAATCTATTGCAGCATGCTGCAAACAGCTCAAGCTGCCCACGAACTTTGCAGGACAGGCTTTCGAGCAGAAAGGAGACACACCGCAGGAATACCTTTTAAACCTCCTGACAAACGAAATTGAATACCGTACAGCAAGAAGGAAGAGCAAGTTCCTCAATACCACCGACTTCCCACGTAGATACCGTGTGGAGGAATTCAGGGCAGATGAGATAGATTTCCCGGAAGACGTCAGCTTCCAAAGCCTGTTAGACCTGGAGTTTTATCATACAGGAAAAAATGTCATCATGTATGGAGGAACAGGAACCGGTAAAACAATGCTTTCCATTCTGATTGGAATGTCTGCATGTAATCAGGAAATTCCGGTAAGATTCTACCGCACTGCCGGACTTATCAATCTCTTTTCCGAGAGTCAGAGCAGCGGAAAGCTTACTGCACTGAAAAAGAAGCTTAACAGTGCCCGGATACTGATTCTGGATGAATTCGGATATGTTCCGTATGACCGCACCGGTTCACAGCTTCTGTTTGATTATCTTTCTGAGATACACGAGCAGAAATCGGTGATTTTAAACACGAATCTTGAATTCTCACAGTGGGTGAACGTTCTTTATGACCAACGGATGACAACAGCACTGATTGGCAGGCTCACTCACCATGTGGAACTGATTCTGTTCCCGGGGATCAATAATCGGTTACGTGAATCAAGCATCAATGCAACTCTTTCAAGAATCAGCAGTCAGGAGGCAGGTAACAATGGCTAA
- a CDS encoding ABC transporter ATP-binding protein produces MIEIENISKHFDDTAALSQVSFRIPEGKVFGLLGTNGAGKSTLLRVMAGILKADAGTVRINGEVAYENPGAKERFFYLPDDPYYFPTATMEDMARFYKKQYSAMDRNGVRYMADRLELDIRRPIRTFSKGMKRQAFLIMALCANTDYLLCDEVFDGLDPVVTEAMKNLFGKEIHERALTVVVAAHKLQDLEDFCNEIGILHKGGLLLAGDMREKAGTMTKIQCVFEQDEPLMAEHPSIVRCHRDGYFTTVIVRGKKEEALENIRQRNPIFCREVPMLLEEIFMAEMEENGYDIRKVLQ; encoded by the coding sequence ATGATAGAGATTGAGAACATAAGCAAGCATTTTGATGACACTGCTGCATTGAGCCAAGTCTCCTTCCGAATACCTGAAGGAAAAGTATTTGGCCTGCTGGGAACCAATGGGGCCGGAAAAAGCACGCTTCTTAGAGTAATGGCTGGAATTCTTAAGGCTGACGCCGGGACGGTCAGGATCAATGGAGAGGTCGCTTATGAAAATCCCGGGGCAAAAGAACGATTCTTTTATCTGCCGGACGACCCTTACTACTTCCCTACAGCCACCATGGAGGATATGGCCAGATTCTATAAGAAGCAGTATTCCGCCATGGACCGAAACGGCGTGCGTTATATGGCGGATCGGCTGGAACTGGATATCCGGCGGCCGATCCGTACATTTTCCAAGGGAATGAAGAGGCAGGCGTTTCTGATTATGGCCTTATGCGCCAATACAGACTACCTGCTGTGCGACGAGGTATTTGACGGATTGGATCCGGTGGTGACGGAGGCGATGAAGAACCTGTTTGGAAAAGAAATCCATGAGCGCGCTCTTACTGTTGTGGTGGCAGCCCACAAATTACAGGATCTGGAGGACTTCTGCAATGAGATTGGAATCCTGCACAAAGGAGGCCTTTTGCTGGCCGGGGATATGAGGGAGAAGGCAGGAACGATGACTAAGATTCAGTGCGTGTTCGAGCAGGATGAGCCGCTGATGGCGGAGCATCCGTCGATTGTGCGCTGCCATCGTGACGGCTACTTTACTACGGTGATCGTCAGAGGAAAGAAAGAGGAGGCCCTGGAGAATATCCGGCAGAGGAATCCCATCTTCTGCAGGGAGGTGCCGATGTTGCTGGAAGAGATATTTATGGCAGAGATGGAGGAAAATGGTTATGACATCCGCAAAGTATTACAGTAA
- a CDS encoding DUF6449 domain-containing protein codes for MTSAKYYSNWLKEAGRGHISAILAWGGFALYLIFKVMSLSVDTDFLFFGIGSAELSYLCMGLGILLAFSEFGYLFQAKKQDFYYSLPVKRNTIFWTRYFHGLLHFAFPFLITQAVCAVYQAGHDTLFAPYASVYTVRSVIVFFLVFLLFYHMGLMAAAVSGRVAFAVAVLAVLLFYFEILAQYVLLGMSQEIFHTFYRIPLLEEAGRLLVPARLADTLAGTFLYEKREVLEYFPKGGQICAALAWILLLGVAILLVLGRRKTEMTGRDFASRLAERVTEFLLSVLAGLCACTLILKIFHTMEEGGLKGVLCLTLAGVVGTLAVHLLVEGLVRVPLRKIARRKGQLAAECIAVCVAALAFLEGRDSFDGFYPRPDQIKGLSIFMNGVDIDQAQYEEIEAGRDHYLIDSRLAQYSLHDNGMEEGLAWLRTVCRQGKGSGRVTTATVCYEMKSGAMKYRAYPVDEESLDAFAGVYECGEYKEKAYPLTEIKEADQERLVWSDGVLEQTLRLTAQEKKDFLAAYKADVDSLKLAELKESLPAGYIELESEVSAKDMRAAIYPFFGRTCNFLKEHGADVGKQIEDYKIVGLKVKNMPSGTGKRTGNTGIRFYQEEEDLEAWRGKLVPEDLAIQSILHPVDGRTYAEAEIKDEDTSSVTITQCYGKAK; via the coding sequence ATGACATCCGCAAAGTATTACAGTAATTGGCTGAAGGAAGCAGGGCGGGGGCATATCAGCGCGATTCTTGCCTGGGGAGGATTTGCGCTGTATCTGATATTCAAAGTCATGTCGCTTTCTGTAGATACGGACTTTTTATTTTTTGGAATTGGAAGCGCGGAACTTTCTTATCTGTGTATGGGACTTGGTATTTTATTGGCGTTTTCAGAATTCGGCTACCTGTTTCAGGCGAAGAAGCAGGACTTCTACTATAGTCTTCCGGTAAAGAGAAACACGATATTCTGGACGCGTTATTTCCATGGGCTGCTGCATTTTGCCTTTCCGTTTCTTATCACCCAGGCGGTATGCGCCGTGTATCAGGCAGGCCACGATACCTTGTTCGCTCCTTATGCCAGTGTGTATACCGTGCGCAGCGTGATCGTTTTTTTTCTGGTCTTTCTGCTGTTCTACCATATGGGGCTGATGGCGGCTGCTGTATCGGGCAGAGTGGCTTTTGCGGTGGCGGTGCTGGCCGTTCTGCTGTTTTACTTCGAGATACTGGCTCAGTACGTCCTGCTTGGAATGTCCCAAGAGATCTTTCATACGTTTTACCGCATCCCGCTCTTGGAAGAGGCCGGCAGATTGCTGGTACCTGCAAGGCTTGCGGATACTTTGGCAGGAACGTTCCTGTATGAGAAGCGGGAGGTACTGGAGTACTTCCCAAAAGGAGGGCAGATATGCGCCGCACTCGCATGGATATTGCTTCTGGGTGTAGCAATTCTGCTGGTATTGGGAAGAAGAAAGACGGAGATGACAGGAAGGGACTTTGCCAGCCGGCTGGCGGAACGCGTGACAGAGTTCCTGCTATCTGTGCTTGCGGGCCTATGCGCCTGTACCCTGATCCTGAAGATCTTCCATACAATGGAGGAAGGAGGTTTAAAGGGCGTGCTGTGCCTGACGCTAGCCGGAGTTGTCGGCACGCTGGCAGTCCATCTTCTGGTGGAGGGGCTGGTAAGGGTTCCTCTAAGAAAGATAGCACGCAGGAAGGGACAGTTGGCGGCGGAATGCATTGCCGTATGCGTGGCGGCGCTTGCCTTTCTCGAAGGCCGGGATTCCTTCGATGGCTTCTACCCGCGGCCGGACCAGATAAAGGGACTTTCCATCTTCATGAATGGGGTGGATATTGACCAGGCCCAATATGAAGAGATTGAAGCGGGAAGGGATCATTATCTGATAGACAGCAGGCTTGCGCAGTATTCTTTGCACGATAACGGAATGGAGGAGGGGCTTGCCTGGCTAAGAACGGTTTGCCGACAGGGAAAAGGCTCCGGCAGAGTTACGACGGCTACCGTATGCTATGAGATGAAAAGCGGGGCAATGAAATACCGGGCCTACCCGGTGGATGAAGAGAGCCTGGATGCCTTTGCCGGCGTGTATGAGTGCGGTGAATACAAAGAGAAGGCCTACCCGCTGACTGAGATTAAGGAGGCGGATCAGGAAAGACTGGTCTGGTCGGACGGAGTGCTTGAACAGACGCTTCGGCTGACCGCCCAGGAGAAAAAAGACTTTCTGGCTGCGTATAAGGCGGATGTTGATAGCCTGAAACTTGCGGAACTAAAGGAGTCGCTTCCGGCCGGCTACATAGAATTGGAATCAGAAGTCAGCGCTAAAGATATGAGGGCCGCCATCTATCCATTCTTTGGCCGGACCTGTAATTTTCTAAAGGAGCATGGGGCAGACGTGGGGAAACAGATAGAAGATTATAAGATCGTAGGGTTGAAGGTTAAGAATATGCCATCCGGCACCGGGAAGAGAACCGGGAATACAGGCATCAGGTTCTACCAGGAGGAAGAGGACCTGGAAGCGTGGCGAGGGAAACTGGTTCCGGAAGACCTGGCGATCCAGTCGATCCTGCATCCTGTCGATGGACGGACGTATGCCGAAGCTGAAATTAAAGATGAGGATACCAGTTCCGTGACCATTACCCAGTGCTATGGAAAGGCGAAGTGA
- a CDS encoding SPFH domain-containing protein, with protein MKEKVFKGKRYGMAMLLVLLLLYGAATAGLIYGVAGEHVAVGIIAGIWLCIGWIPFLGLKVLRPQEALVLTLFGKYIGTLKDNGFYYVNPFCTSVNPASKTRLSQSGDVDGGKRKESGQSAGAESGNKKISLKIMTLNNNRQKINDCLGNPVEIGIAVTWRVVDTAKAVFNVDNYKEYLSLQCDSALRNIVRLYPYDVAPNVDTTGDGIADDGSLRGSSEVVASRIREEIQTKVEEAGLEIVEARITYLAYAPEIAAAMLQRQQASAIIDARKMIVDGAVGMVEMALERLNENQVVELDEERKAAMVSNLLVVLCGNHDAQPIVNSGTLY; from the coding sequence ATGAAAGAAAAGGTTTTTAAGGGCAAACGGTATGGCATGGCTATGCTTCTGGTACTTCTTCTCCTATATGGAGCGGCAACAGCAGGCCTGATCTATGGAGTGGCTGGGGAGCATGTGGCAGTAGGAATTATAGCAGGCATATGGCTTTGTATCGGCTGGATCCCATTCCTGGGCCTGAAGGTCTTAAGGCCGCAGGAGGCGCTGGTGCTTACGCTGTTCGGCAAATATATCGGCACGCTGAAAGATAACGGGTTCTATTATGTGAATCCATTCTGCACAAGCGTCAACCCGGCGTCCAAGACAAGACTTAGCCAGAGCGGCGATGTAGATGGAGGCAAGAGAAAGGAATCCGGCCAGAGTGCAGGCGCGGAATCCGGAAATAAGAAGATCTCCTTAAAGATTATGACTTTGAATAATAACCGGCAGAAGATCAATGACTGTCTTGGCAACCCCGTTGAGATTGGAATTGCGGTGACATGGCGGGTAGTTGACACGGCAAAGGCAGTTTTCAATGTGGATAACTACAAGGAATATCTGTCCCTACAGTGCGACAGCGCTCTGAGGAACATCGTGCGACTGTATCCTTATGATGTGGCTCCCAACGTGGACACCACGGGAGATGGGATTGCTGACGACGGAAGCCTGAGAGGCTCCAGCGAGGTGGTGGCTTCCAGAATCCGGGAAGAGATCCAGACAAAGGTGGAAGAGGCAGGACTTGAGATCGTCGAGGCACGTATTACCTATCTGGCTTATGCGCCTGAGATTGCAGCGGCCATGCTGCAGAGACAGCAGGCATCTGCTATCATTGATGCCAGGAAAATGATCGTAGACGGTGCAGTGGGGATGGTTGAGATGGCTTTGGAACGGCTGAATGAGAATCAGGTGGTAGAATTGGATGAAGAGAGAAAGGCGGCAATGGTATCCAATCTGCTGGTAGTGCTTTGTGGAAATCATGATGCACAGCCGATCGTAAATTCAGGAACACTTTATTGA